In one window of Dehalococcoidia bacterium DNA:
- a CDS encoding PHP domain-containing protein, giving the protein MIIDLHTHTYPKSDDSFLTLEALVAQAKAVGLDGICLTDHDQFWDVQDLQALADRWDFPLFPGCEVTTEEGHLLVFGLDRYIFGMHKASFVQDLVREYRGALLVAHPYRRKFFEEESRDPLTYENMVRRACESSVFRFCHGVEVLNGRGSLMENAFSQEVARRFHLPGSGASDAHRLEDVGTCATEFPSRIRTLRDLIDNLRAGTFRPVWLGRAIFREPVPHRVSP; this is encoded by the coding sequence GTGATTATAGACCTGCATACTCATACCTATCCCAAGTCGGATGACAGTTTCTTGACCCTGGAGGCGTTGGTGGCGCAGGCCAAGGCGGTGGGCCTGGACGGCATCTGCCTCACCGACCACGACCAGTTCTGGGATGTCCAAGACCTCCAGGCCTTGGCTGATCGTTGGGACTTCCCCCTGTTTCCCGGGTGCGAGGTAACCACCGAGGAGGGGCACCTTTTGGTGTTTGGGCTGGATCGCTATATCTTTGGGATGCACAAAGCCTCCTTCGTACAGGACCTCGTACGGGAATACCGGGGGGCGCTGCTGGTAGCCCACCCCTACCGGCGCAAGTTCTTCGAAGAGGAGAGCAGGGATCCCCTAACCTATGAGAACATGGTGCGGCGGGCTTGCGAGAGCAGTGTGTTCCGCTTTTGTCATGGCGTGGAGGTGCTCAACGGGCGCGGCTCCCTGATGGAGAACGCCTTTTCCCAAGAGGTGGCCCGTCGCTTCCACTTACCTGGCAGCGGAGCCAGCGACGCCCACCGCCTTGAGGACGTCGGCACGTGCGCCACCGAGTTCCCCAGCAGGATACGCACCCTTCGCGATCTGATAGATAACCTTCGGGCCGGCACCTTCCGCCCCGTGTGGCTGGGACGGGCCATTTTCCGCGAGCCGGTGCCTCACAGGGTCTCCCCGTGA
- the selB gene encoding selenocysteine-specific translation elongation factor, which produces MLSFVGNTCSGTAMFVLGTAGHVDHGKSTLVKALTGIDPDRLREEKEREMTIDLGFAWLRLPSGREVSIVDVPGHERFIRNMLAGVGGIDLVMLVVAADEGVMPQTREHVAILDLLQVKRGVVVLTKADLVEPDWLALVQEEVQKTLQGTVLEDAPIVSVSSVTGQGLDDLKATLDRLLDATPPRPDHGRPRLPIDRAFVMPGFGTVVTGTLLDGSLMVGMEMELVLLQRRVRIRGLHRHRQRVESIPPGSRAAVNLTGAEHHEIFRGEVLTLPGWLTPTSLVDVHLRSARWAPHPLRHNMGVTFHTGTAEVLARLRLLEADTLEAGASGWAQIRLESPLPVVRGDVFIVRSSQHTLGGGIVLDAHPPRHRRRHAPTLQRLALLLRASPEEVVRSLLAGPVPQERHTLAQQATLSLDQVATALENLQARGEVLVLTASSAPGEWFIGREGWDNLRRRVVEILQTFHTQYPLRKGMPREDLRARLGLDAGPYSAVLSALVREGILSEVGALVRLASHTPRLSPVQEAEATAFLQALEASPFAPPAPSLDAEVLAFLAEEGKVVKVAEGVVFSARAYQEMQQRIVAYLRQHGSITVAQVRDMFGTSRKYALALTEYLDQKRITRRVGDERVLVGGP; this is translated from the coding sequence ATGCTATCCTTTGTAGGGAACACCTGTTCGGGTACGGCCATGTTCGTCCTTGGCACCGCTGGCCACGTGGACCACGGCAAGTCCACCCTGGTCAAGGCTCTGACGGGCATAGATCCCGACCGTCTCCGGGAGGAGAAAGAACGGGAGATGACCATTGACTTGGGCTTCGCCTGGCTTCGTCTCCCCTCGGGGCGCGAGGTAAGCATTGTGGATGTGCCGGGCCATGAGCGGTTCATCCGCAACATGTTGGCCGGGGTGGGGGGTATAGACCTGGTGATGCTTGTGGTGGCCGCCGACGAAGGTGTGATGCCCCAAACGCGGGAGCACGTGGCCATCTTAGACCTGCTTCAGGTGAAGCGGGGGGTGGTGGTGCTGACCAAGGCCGACCTCGTGGAACCCGACTGGTTGGCGTTGGTCCAGGAGGAGGTCCAGAAGACCCTGCAGGGCACCGTGTTGGAGGATGCCCCCATCGTGAGCGTCTCCTCGGTGACCGGCCAAGGGCTGGACGACTTGAAAGCCACCTTGGATCGTCTTCTGGATGCCACGCCTCCCCGCCCCGACCACGGGCGTCCCCGCTTGCCCATTGACCGCGCCTTTGTGATGCCTGGCTTTGGCACCGTTGTTACGGGCACCCTTCTGGACGGCTCCCTAATGGTGGGGATGGAGATGGAACTGGTGCTCCTGCAGCGGCGGGTGCGCATCCGTGGTCTCCATCGCCATCGCCAGCGGGTGGAGTCCATTCCGCCGGGGAGTCGGGCCGCTGTGAACCTCACGGGTGCGGAACACCACGAAATCTTCCGAGGGGAGGTGCTCACCCTACCCGGGTGGCTCACGCCCACATCCCTAGTGGATGTGCACCTCCGCTCGGCCCGGTGGGCACCTCACCCTTTGCGCCACAACATGGGCGTCACTTTCCACACGGGCACAGCCGAAGTCCTAGCGCGTTTACGCCTGCTGGAGGCCGACACTTTGGAGGCCGGGGCCAGCGGATGGGCGCAAATTCGCCTGGAATCCCCCCTGCCAGTTGTGCGGGGAGACGTCTTCATTGTCCGCTCCTCCCAGCACACTTTGGGTGGGGGTATTGTCCTGGATGCCCACCCGCCCCGCCATCGGCGCCGCCACGCCCCAACCCTGCAACGCCTCGCCCTTCTCCTGAGAGCCTCCCCAGAGGAGGTTGTCCGCTCCCTGCTGGCGGGGCCGGTTCCCCAGGAGCGCCACACCCTCGCCCAACAGGCTACCCTTTCCCTGGACCAAGTGGCCACAGCCCTGGAGAATTTGCAGGCGCGGGGGGAGGTGCTGGTACTGACCGCCTCCTCGGCACCGGGTGAGTGGTTCATCGGCCGTGAGGGATGGGACAACCTGCGCCGGCGGGTCGTGGAGATCTTGCAGACCTTCCATACCCAGTACCCCCTGCGCAAGGGCATGCCTCGGGAGGATCTGCGTGCCCGCTTGGGGCTGGACGCGGGCCCCTATAGTGCCGTCCTGTCTGCCCTGGTGCGGGAGGGGATCCTGTCAGAGGTAGGTGCCCTCGTGCGCTTGGCCAGTCACACACCCCGTCTTTCCCCTGTTCAGGAGGCCGAAGCCACCGCCTTCCTCCAAGCCTTGGAGGCCTCCCCCTTTGCCCCACCTGCTCCGAGCCTCGACGCTGAGGTGCTGGCCTTCCTGGCCGAGGAGGGAAAGGTGGTAAAAGTGGCGGAGGGGGTGGTGTTCTCTGCCCGCGCCTATCAGGAGATGCAACAGCGCATCGTGGCTTACCTGCGCCAGCACGGGAGCATCACTGTTGCCCAGGTGCGGGATATGTTCGGCACCTCTCGTAAGTACGCCCTAGCTCTCACGGAATACCTTGATCAGAAGCGCATCACCCGTCGGGTTGGGGACGAGCGGGTGCTGGTGGGGGGACCATGA
- a CDS encoding YceI family protein produces MRLPFPTDAVGTTQAVTGAILVDPMTLTVHEGSKFTVDLRTLQSDESRRDRFIQQNTLETHRYPYAEFVPRRVLGLAGPLPTQGTARFQIEGDMTVHGVTRTVVWDVEATFSPTGVQAQAKTAFRFGDFQMEIPRVMAVLSVEDNIRLEVDLRLERKE; encoded by the coding sequence GTGCGCTTGCCCTTTCCCACAGATGCCGTCGGCACCACACAGGCTGTAACCGGAGCCATTCTGGTGGATCCTATGACCTTGACGGTGCACGAAGGCTCCAAGTTTACTGTTGACCTGCGCACTTTGCAAAGCGACGAGAGCCGGCGGGATCGTTTCATTCAGCAAAATACCCTAGAGACCCACAGGTATCCCTATGCGGAGTTCGTCCCTCGGCGCGTGCTGGGGTTGGCGGGGCCTCTGCCCACGCAGGGCACCGCCCGCTTCCAGATAGAGGGGGATATGACGGTGCACGGTGTTACCCGCACTGTGGTATGGGATGTGGAGGCTACCTTTAGCCCCACAGGGGTGCAGGCTCAGGCGAAGACCGCTTTCCGTTTCGGGGACTTCCAGATGGAGATTCCTCGGGTGATGGCGGTGCTAAGTGTGGAGGACAACATCCGCCTGGAGGTGGACCTGCGCCTCGAGCGCAAGGAATGA
- a CDS encoding maleylpyruvate isomerase N-terminal domain-containing protein, whose product MMARKLRILEEIEQAWRELLEVLDQVPPDRWEVPGVVGSWTVKDLCGHITTWEEEVVENIQRFLEHRRMRQYRDIDAFNARAVEGKRSLSLDAVLADFYQNHGEMMDFLRGLPDTLFALRAIQQRLRTDTYQHYREHAQDLRRWLEQSIV is encoded by the coding sequence ATGATGGCCCGCAAGCTGCGCATCCTGGAAGAGATTGAACAGGCCTGGCGGGAACTCCTGGAGGTGCTGGACCAAGTCCCGCCCGACAGATGGGAGGTGCCGGGCGTGGTGGGCTCCTGGACGGTCAAAGACCTGTGCGGCCACATCACCACCTGGGAGGAGGAGGTGGTGGAGAACATCCAGCGTTTTCTGGAGCATCGGCGGATGCGCCAATATCGGGATATTGATGCCTTCAACGCCCGCGCCGTAGAGGGTAAACGCTCCCTGTCGCTAGACGCGGTGCTGGCCGACTTTTACCAAAACCACGGGGAGATGATGGACTTTTTGCGGGGGCTTCCTGATACCCTCTTCGCCCTGCGGGCTATCCAACAGCGCCTCCGCACCGATACCTACCAGCACTATCGGGAACACGCCCAAGACCTGCGCCGGTGGTTAGAGCAGAGCATAGTGTAG
- the hemW gene encoding radical SAM family heme chaperone HemW produces MAFGLYLHIPFCATKCPYCDFNTYQGILTLLPTYLEALRREILLWGEALQHRTADTLYLGGGTPSLLSPCQLASLLDTVRTAFRVAPGAEVTAEANPDDITLEWCAGARQAGINRLSIGVQSLNDRHLRLLGRRHTARDAQAAYATARQAGFTNINLDLMFGLPYQTLEDWQETLQQAVALRPEHLSAYCLTLEEGTPLEHWVRQGRLPTPDPDLSADMYTWAEAFLEQEGYQHYEISNWSRPGYLSRHNLLYWTGGEYLGCGPGAHSYLGGVRFANLKSPQRYIRALGGVPRSFPGWEKLPGWLAVEWAEALDPWTQVEEALMLGLRLVEGVSWESVERRCGVAITAALTPLWDEVEGLGLVERTEGGIRLTPRGRLLGNEVFWRIAGFCQRQRTSALVRRYHNHGKGV; encoded by the coding sequence GTGGCCTTCGGACTGTATCTGCACATCCCCTTCTGTGCCACAAAGTGCCCCTATTGCGACTTCAATACCTACCAGGGGATCTTGACCCTTCTCCCAACCTACTTGGAGGCTTTGCGTCGGGAGATTCTCCTCTGGGGTGAGGCCCTTCAGCATCGCACGGCTGACACCCTTTACCTGGGCGGTGGCACCCCCTCACTCCTATCCCCGTGCCAACTGGCGTCCCTGTTGGACACAGTGCGAACGGCGTTTCGTGTGGCGCCGGGTGCGGAGGTTACCGCCGAGGCCAACCCCGATGACATCACGTTGGAGTGGTGTGCCGGGGCACGCCAGGCGGGTATCAACCGCCTGAGCATAGGTGTCCAGAGCCTCAACGACCGCCACTTGCGCCTGTTGGGGCGTCGCCACACAGCCCGGGATGCGCAAGCGGCCTACGCCACGGCGCGGCAAGCCGGCTTCACCAACATCAACCTGGACCTGATGTTCGGCCTGCCATACCAGACTTTGGAGGACTGGCAGGAAACCCTCCAACAGGCCGTAGCCCTGCGGCCGGAACATCTGTCAGCTTACTGCCTGACCCTTGAGGAGGGGACACCTCTGGAGCACTGGGTGCGCCAGGGCCGTCTACCCACCCCCGACCCCGATCTCTCTGCCGATATGTATACCTGGGCTGAGGCATTCTTGGAGCAAGAAGGCTACCAGCACTATGAGATTTCCAACTGGTCACGGCCTGGCTATTTATCCCGCCACAACCTGCTCTACTGGACGGGAGGCGAATACCTAGGGTGTGGGCCGGGTGCCCACTCCTATCTGGGAGGCGTCCGCTTCGCCAACCTGAAAAGCCCCCAGCGCTACATCCGTGCTCTGGGCGGCGTGCCCCGCTCCTTCCCAGGTTGGGAAAAGCTCCCCGGCTGGTTGGCGGTAGAGTGGGCCGAGGCCCTGGACCCCTGGACTCAAGTGGAGGAGGCGCTTATGCTGGGTCTGCGCCTGGTGGAGGGCGTTTCTTGGGAAAGCGTGGAACGGCGCTGCGGTGTTGCCATAACAGCGGCGTTGACTCCCCTGTGGGACGAGGTGGAGGGGCTGGGGCTGGTGGAACGCACGGAGGGGGGCATTCGCTTGACACCGCGTGGGCGTCTGCTGGGGAACGAGGTCTTTTGGCGCATCGCTGGCTTCTGTCAAAGGCAGAGGACATCTGCTCTGGTGCGACGCTACCATAACCATGGAAAAGGGGTTTGA
- a CDS encoding DUF933 domain-containing protein — protein MDIGIIGFPLSGKTTLFEALTGGKGAPVGRGRLHSVVGTAHLPEPRLAQLAGIFHSRRLTYPEVRYHDFPVGEGGSRSLLFGGDLLNAMQEMDCLLAVVRAFEHPTVPTPPKGVDPRRDLADLEAELLLADLSVVERRLQRLEQALKGAKPHERSALLHEQGVLQQVWQALEAGRPLRSIPLSKEEGRLLANFHLLTAKPLLVVVNIGEEDLPRQKAIEDALDTPPREGRRVVALCARLERDLALMPSQEAQAFRASMGLEEDGVSRVVRALVHLLSLLTFFTGNQEEVRAWLVPQGTSAVEAAGRIHSDMERGFIRAEVIPWDVLVACGSMAEARRRGLLRSEGKTYRVQDGDVVHILFSV, from the coding sequence ATGGATATCGGGATCATCGGTTTCCCCCTCAGTGGCAAGACGACCCTTTTTGAGGCACTGACAGGGGGAAAGGGTGCGCCGGTGGGGCGTGGGCGTCTGCATAGCGTGGTGGGAACGGCGCACTTGCCCGAGCCGCGTCTGGCCCAGTTGGCCGGTATCTTCCATTCTCGTCGCCTTACCTACCCTGAGGTGCGCTACCACGATTTCCCGGTGGGCGAGGGGGGGAGCCGCAGTCTCCTATTTGGCGGAGACCTGCTCAATGCCATGCAGGAGATGGACTGTCTCTTGGCGGTGGTGCGTGCCTTTGAGCATCCCACCGTCCCTACGCCTCCCAAAGGCGTGGATCCTCGGCGCGACCTGGCCGACCTGGAGGCCGAACTGCTTCTGGCGGACCTGTCGGTGGTGGAGCGGCGCCTTCAGCGCCTGGAGCAGGCCCTGAAAGGGGCCAAGCCCCACGAGCGTTCCGCCCTGCTCCACGAGCAGGGTGTCTTACAGCAGGTGTGGCAGGCTCTGGAGGCGGGGCGTCCTTTGCGGAGCATCCCCCTCAGCAAGGAGGAGGGGCGTCTGCTGGCCAACTTCCACCTCTTGACGGCTAAGCCCCTCCTCGTGGTGGTCAACATCGGCGAGGAAGACCTCCCCCGCCAAAAAGCCATTGAGGATGCCCTGGATACGCCCCCGCGGGAAGGCCGTCGCGTGGTGGCCCTGTGCGCCCGCCTAGAGCGCGACCTTGCCCTCATGCCATCCCAGGAGGCCCAAGCCTTCCGCGCCAGCATGGGCCTGGAGGAGGATGGGGTAAGCCGTGTCGTCCGTGCCCTCGTGCATCTGCTTTCCCTGCTCACCTTTTTCACCGGCAACCAGGAGGAGGTGCGGGCGTGGCTGGTGCCCCAGGGCACATCCGCAGTGGAGGCGGCGGGACGTATTCACTCCGATATGGAACGGGGCTTTATCCGCGCCGAGGTGATTCCCTGGGATGTGCTGGTGGCCTGCGGGAGTATGGCTGAGGCGCGGCGACGGGGCCTCCTGCGCTCCGAGGGGAAGACCTACCGCGTGCAGGATGGGGATGTGGTGCACATCCTCTTTAGCGTGTAG
- a CDS encoding ABC transporter ATP-binding protein, producing the protein MTPLLEVRNLHTHFFTREGVVKAVNGVSFSLQPGQTLGLVGESGSGKTVTALSILRLVPFPGRIVQGAVVYRGRNLLEASEDELRHLRGREIAMVFQNPHSALNPVLPVGVQVEEVLQAHTRMPRKEVQRRVRDLMYQMGLPDPERVAVQYPFQLSGGMAQRVMLAMALCLEPKVLIADEPTSNLDVTLQADILQRLRTLQKERGTAILLITHDMGVVARVAHWVAVMYAGTIVEHGPIIPLFQRPVHPYTWGLFQALPRLDKPDQALRPLRGTPPNLVDLPDQCPFIPRCSKAIAVCRTNPRPPLQEVEGGHWAACYNHMRYE; encoded by the coding sequence GTGACGCCTCTGCTGGAAGTGCGCAACCTCCACACCCACTTCTTCACGCGCGAGGGTGTGGTGAAGGCGGTCAACGGTGTCTCGTTCTCCCTGCAGCCGGGGCAAACCTTGGGCCTGGTAGGGGAGAGTGGCTCGGGCAAGACCGTTACCGCCCTCTCCATTCTGCGCCTTGTCCCTTTCCCCGGGCGCATCGTGCAGGGTGCAGTGGTCTACCGCGGACGCAATCTGCTGGAGGCCTCCGAAGACGAGTTGCGGCACCTGCGGGGGCGGGAAATTGCTATGGTCTTCCAAAACCCCCATTCGGCTCTCAACCCGGTGCTGCCCGTCGGTGTGCAGGTGGAGGAGGTGCTCCAGGCCCATACCCGTATGCCGAGGAAGGAGGTGCAACGGCGTGTCCGGGACTTGATGTATCAAATGGGCTTGCCCGACCCGGAGCGGGTGGCTGTCCAATATCCCTTCCAGTTGAGCGGGGGTATGGCTCAGCGGGTGATGTTAGCCATGGCCCTGTGCCTGGAGCCCAAAGTCCTTATCGCCGACGAGCCGACCTCCAACCTGGATGTAACTCTGCAGGCGGACATCCTCCAGCGCCTGCGCACCTTGCAAAAGGAACGGGGTACAGCCATCCTCCTTATTACCCACGATATGGGGGTGGTGGCCCGGGTGGCCCACTGGGTGGCCGTCATGTATGCGGGCACCATTGTGGAGCATGGCCCCATCATTCCCCTCTTCCAGCGCCCCGTCCACCCCTACACCTGGGGGTTGTTTCAGGCCCTCCCCCGCTTGGACAAGCCAGACCAAGCTCTGCGTCCCCTGCGGGGCACACCTCCCAACCTGGTGGACTTGCCCGACCAGTGTCCTTTCATCCCCCGTTGCTCCAAGGCCATAGCTGTGTGCCGCACCAACCCCCGCCCTCCCCTCCAAGAGGTGGAGGGGGGGCACTGGGCAGCCTGCTATAACCATATGCGCTATGAATAG
- the smpB gene encoding SsrA-binding protein SmpB has product MPKPKPQPTAPSSQTPAPQRKPAIKVITVNRKAYHDYHILETYEAGIALKGTEIKSIREGRIQIRDAYARPEGGEIWLYNCHIAPYSKGGPHNHPPTRPRKLLLRRAQIDDIIGSLARRGMTLVPLKVYIKGRLAKVELGLAKGKRQYEKREAIQEREAREEMARFLKRSG; this is encoded by the coding sequence GTGCCTAAGCCCAAGCCACAGCCTACAGCCCCATCTTCGCAGACACCGGCCCCCCAGCGAAAGCCGGCCATCAAGGTCATTACCGTCAATCGGAAGGCCTACCACGACTACCATATCTTAGAGACCTACGAGGCGGGCATCGCTTTGAAGGGAACAGAGATTAAGTCTATTCGGGAGGGGCGTATCCAGATTCGGGACGCCTATGCCCGTCCCGAAGGGGGGGAGATATGGCTCTACAACTGCCATATCGCCCCCTACAGCAAGGGTGGTCCCCATAACCATCCGCCCACACGCCCCCGCAAACTCCTCCTACGCCGTGCTCAAATTGACGATATCATCGGCTCCCTGGCACGGAGGGGGATGACCCTTGTTCCCCTGAAGGTCTACATCAAGGGTAGGCTGGCCAAAGTGGAACTGGGCCTGGCCAAAGGCAAACGCCAGTACGAGAAGCGGGAGGCGATCCAGGAGCGGGAGGCGCGGGAGGAGATGGCCCGCTTCCTCAAGCGCTCTGGCTAG
- the holA gene encoding DNA polymerase III subunit delta, with translation MEPRVFLFYGADSYRVHRAVHDMLQRLLVQAGELGEGLNLQRLEGENLTPDALRTACWTPPFLGNLRIVVVRDLLGRWGGERGRRQSDASLNPWRDTLKRLVEIPPFTRLLFWEGALRNDHPLVQTLWGLEPLVRVEAFERLSYHEMARFLEEEAHARSLTLTSEGVNALVEHTWPDLWMATSHLDKLALLFPNRSLTRSEVETALPAGGTTVFRLLDALFAGDSTRALALVHILLQQGETVSGILALVGRELRALAIAREMRSEGAPVSAIQEALALPEQRVRQVLRRAERISLQRVALFYDRLLHTDLSIKQGVQDEEVALTTLVADLCRLGATGYS, from the coding sequence ATGGAGCCTCGGGTTTTCCTTTTCTACGGAGCCGACAGTTACCGGGTGCACCGGGCGGTGCACGACATGCTCCAGCGCCTTCTAGTCCAAGCGGGCGAACTCGGAGAGGGGCTCAACCTCCAGCGGTTAGAGGGGGAAAACCTTACCCCTGATGCTTTGCGGACGGCGTGCTGGACGCCCCCCTTTCTGGGCAACCTGCGCATCGTGGTGGTACGCGACCTCCTGGGACGGTGGGGAGGAGAGCGAGGCCGTCGTCAAAGCGATGCCAGTCTGAACCCCTGGCGGGACACCCTCAAACGGCTAGTGGAGATTCCGCCCTTCACACGCCTGCTTTTTTGGGAGGGAGCCCTTCGCAACGACCATCCCCTTGTGCAGACACTCTGGGGTCTGGAGCCTTTGGTGCGGGTGGAGGCCTTCGAACGCCTCTCCTATCACGAGATGGCCCGCTTCCTGGAGGAGGAGGCGCACGCTCGGAGCCTCACCCTCACCAGCGAGGGGGTGAACGCTCTGGTTGAACACACTTGGCCCGACCTCTGGATGGCCACCAGCCACCTGGATAAACTGGCCCTCCTTTTCCCCAACCGCTCCCTCACGCGCTCCGAAGTTGAAACGGCTTTGCCCGCAGGGGGGACAACGGTGTTCCGCCTGTTGGACGCCCTTTTCGCCGGCGACAGCACCCGCGCCCTGGCCCTGGTGCACATTCTCCTCCAGCAGGGTGAAACGGTGAGCGGTATCCTGGCCCTTGTGGGCAGGGAGCTGCGGGCGCTGGCCATAGCACGGGAGATGCGCTCGGAGGGAGCACCCGTGAGTGCCATCCAAGAAGCCCTAGCCTTACCCGAGCAGAGGGTACGCCAGGTCTTGCGCCGAGCGGAGCGCATCAGCCTTCAGCGAGTTGCCCTGTTCTACGACCGCCTCCTGCACACCGACCTGTCCATCAAGCAGGGGGTACAGGATGAGGAGGTGGCACTGACCACACTGGTGGCTGACCTCTGCCGTCTGGGGGCCACGGGCTATTCATAG
- a CDS encoding CoA-binding protein: MRSDLDALLHPRSIAVVGASPDPEKMGHRYVRILQEAGFPGSIYPIHPRAPQILGLKAYPSLLAVPGRIDYVISSIPASNILEVVDQCVRKGVRLIHSYTARFSETGRPDAAQLEQEFLRRARQAGIRIIGPNCMGLYYPKMGISFKHGLPKEAGPVGMLSQSGGNAVEMVWEASLRGLRFSKVISYGNAADLNEADFMEYFADDLDTRVICAYIEGAREGRRFFQALRKASKSKPVIVLKGGRTLAGHRAVASHTASLAGERQLWQALVRQAGAIWVDTLEEMIDTAIACAFCKPSAGVRVGVVGGGGGRSVASADDCEEAGLRVVPIPDDMRQVWRELDPSLADWLSNPADGSILLGSPLTVERVLGMMADHPAFDLLIANVGEHFPLEHPDGVPRTRATVQAFIQIAQRACKPVAVVLGDTLAHQPWQREIIRELRETLAAAGVATFPTVRRAARSLARLATYYRERDEEESPHDGPQAAHPGRD; the protein is encoded by the coding sequence GTGCGTAGCGACCTGGATGCCCTTTTGCACCCCCGCTCCATCGCTGTCGTGGGAGCCTCCCCTGACCCGGAGAAGATGGGCCATCGTTATGTGCGCATCCTGCAAGAGGCCGGCTTCCCCGGCTCCATTTACCCCATTCACCCCCGCGCTCCGCAGATCCTCGGACTGAAGGCATACCCTAGTCTGTTGGCTGTGCCGGGGCGGATAGATTATGTCATCTCCAGTATACCCGCATCCAACATCTTGGAGGTGGTGGATCAGTGCGTGCGCAAGGGGGTGCGCCTAATCCACTCCTATACAGCCCGCTTCAGCGAGACAGGACGGCCCGACGCCGCCCAACTGGAGCAGGAGTTCCTGCGGCGGGCACGCCAGGCGGGCATCCGCATCATCGGCCCCAACTGCATGGGCCTCTACTATCCCAAGATGGGCATCAGTTTCAAGCATGGTTTGCCCAAAGAGGCGGGACCAGTGGGGATGCTCTCCCAAAGCGGGGGCAATGCAGTGGAGATGGTCTGGGAAGCATCCTTACGGGGCCTGCGCTTCAGTAAGGTGATAAGTTACGGCAACGCCGCAGACCTGAACGAGGCCGATTTTATGGAGTACTTCGCCGACGACCTTGATACCCGGGTTATCTGCGCCTACATTGAAGGGGCAAGAGAGGGGCGGCGGTTTTTCCAAGCTCTGCGCAAAGCAAGTAAAAGCAAACCCGTGATCGTTTTGAAAGGGGGACGCACCCTTGCTGGGCATCGCGCCGTCGCCTCCCATACCGCGTCCCTGGCAGGGGAGCGCCAATTGTGGCAGGCTCTGGTGCGTCAGGCAGGGGCCATTTGGGTGGATACCCTTGAGGAGATGATCGACACCGCCATCGCCTGTGCCTTCTGCAAGCCCAGCGCAGGGGTGCGGGTGGGCGTGGTTGGGGGTGGGGGAGGGCGCAGCGTCGCCTCGGCCGACGACTGCGAGGAGGCCGGCCTACGGGTTGTGCCCATCCCCGATGATATGCGCCAGGTTTGGCGAGAGCTAGACCCTTCCTTGGCCGACTGGCTCAGCAACCCGGCTGATGGCTCCATCCTCCTGGGAAGCCCCCTGACCGTGGAGCGCGTCCTGGGGATGATGGCAGACCACCCCGCCTTTGACTTACTCATCGCCAATGTGGGGGAGCACTTCCCTTTGGAGCATCCCGATGGGGTTCCCCGCACCCGCGCCACGGTGCAGGCCTTTATCCAAATTGCACAGCGCGCCTGCAAGCCCGTGGCGGTGGTGCTGGGGGATACCCTGGCCCACCAGCCCTGGCAGAGGGAGATCATCCGGGAACTGCGGGAGACCCTGGCCGCCGCGGGTGTGGCCACCTTCCCCACTGTGCGGCGTGCCGCTCGGTCTCTGGCACGCCTCGCCACCTATTACCGTGAGCGGGATGAGGAGGAGTCCCCCCATGATGGCCCGCAAGCTGCGCATCCTGGAAGAGATTGA